A section of the Festucalex cinctus isolate MCC-2025b chromosome 9, RoL_Fcin_1.0, whole genome shotgun sequence genome encodes:
- the b4galt7 gene encoding beta-1,4-galactosyltransferase 7, translating into MKMFSSRRKPVLYFKAERRLSWGRCWSYKLFGVCLLLLLVSLLWLQLSCSSDMAAAAQRNGHLPHQPPPSPCRSESRPQDEVRWGPHKMALLVPFRERFEELLVFVPFMHTFLNNKKIKHEILIINQVDHYRFNRASLINVGYLESANDSDYLAMHDVDLLPLNEALDYGFPADGPFHVASPQLHPLYHYNTYVGGILLLTKNHFRMCNGMSNRFWGWGREDDEFYRRLRKANLQLSRPVGVTTGYQTFLHVHDPAWRKRDQKRVAAQKQEQFKVDPEGGLSNLRYQVDSRQELTIGGAPCTVINTRLECDQDQTPWCLLA; encoded by the exons ATGAAGATGTTCTCGTCCAGGAGGAAACCTGTGCTCTACTTTAAGGCAGagagaag GTTGTCGTGGGGCCGCTGTTGGTCGTACAAGCTTTTCGGCGTttgcctgctgctgctgctggtgtcACTGCTGTGGCTGCAGCTCAGCTGCTCGTCCGACATGGCCGCCGCTGCACAGCGGAACGGACACCTCCCGCACCAGCCGCCACCGTCGCCGTGCCGCTCGGAGAGCCGGCCACAGGATGAGGTGCGGTGGGGCCCCCACAAGATGGCGCTGTTGGTGCCCTTCCGCGAGCGCTTTGAGGAGCTGCTGGTCTTTGTACCCTTCATGCACACCTTCCTCAACAACAAGAAGATCAAGCACGAGATCCTCATCATCAACCAGGTGGATCACTACAG GTTCAACCGGGCGTCGCTGATCAACGTGGGCTACCTGGAAAGCGCCAACGACAGCGACTACCTGGCCATGCACGACGTGGACCTGCTGCCGCTCAACGAGGCACTGGATTATGGCTTCCCCGCCGACGGGCCTTTTCACGTGGCGTCACCGCAACTGCACCCGCTCTACCACTATAACACCTACGTGGGTGGCATCCTGCTGCTCACCAAGAATCACTTCCGCATG TGTAACGGGATGTCTAATCGTTTCTGGGGGTGGGGCCGCGAGGACGACGAGTTTTACAGACGTCTGCGAAAGGCCAACTTGCAG CTATCTCGGCCGGTGGGCGTCACCACGGGCTATCAGACCTTCCTGCACGTGCACGACCCGGCCTGGCGCAAGCGGGACCAGAAGCGGGTGGCAGCCCAGAAGCAG GAGCAGTTCAAGGTGGATCCTGAAGGGGGCCTCAGCAACCTACGCTACCAAGTGGATTCCCGCCAGGAGCTGACCATAGGGGGCGCCCCCTGCACCGTCATCAACACCCGGCTGGAGTGCGACCAAGACCAGACACCCTGGTGCCTCCTCGCCTAG
- the LOC144025353 gene encoding transmembrane emp24 domain-containing protein 9-like — translation MAAVRMCSALLSFFLLNVFYGLVAALYFHIGETEKKCFIEEIPDETMIIGNYRTQLYDKQREEYLPATQGLGMFVEVKDPDEKVILSRQYGSEGRFTFTSHTPGEHQICLHSNSSKFALFAGGMLRVHLDIQVGEHANNYAEIAAKDKLSELQLRVRQLVEQVDQIQKEQNYQRFREERFRQTSESTNQRVLWWSIVQTLILVAIGIWQMRHLKSFFEAKKLV, via the exons ATGGCGGCCGTCAGGATGTGCTCGGCTCTGTTGTCGTTTTTCCTTCTCAATGTTTTTTACGGCCTCGTTGCCGCCTTGTACTTTCACATCGGAGAAACAGAGAAAAAGTGTTTCATCGAAGAAATCCCAGATGAGACGATGATCATCG GCAACTATCGTACTCAGCTGTACGACAAACAGAGAGAAGAATACCTGCCGGCCACTCAGGGTCTGGGCATGTTTGTGGAAGTCAAAGACCCTGATGAGAAG GTCATCCTGTCTCGCCAGTACGGCTCTGAGGGAAGGTTCACCTTCACGTCTCACACGCCGGGAGAACATCAGATCTGTCTGCACTCCAACTCGTCCAAGTTCGCCCTGTTTGCCGGCGGCATGCTG AGGGTCCACCTGGACATCCAGGTGGGCGAGCATGCCAACAACTACGCCGAGATCGCTGCCAAAGACAAACTGTCGGAGCTGCAGCTGCGAGTCAGGCAGCTGGTGGAGCAGGTGGACCAGATCCAGAAGGAGCAGAACTACCAGAGG TTCCGGGAGGAGCGCTTCCGGCAGACCAGCGAGAGCACCAACCAGCGCGTCCTGTGGTGGTCCATTGTGCAGACCCTCATCCTGGTGGCCATTGGCATCTGGCAGATGAGGCACCTCAAGAGCTTCTTTGAGGCCAAGAAGCTGGTCTAA
- the tmem216 gene encoding transmembrane protein 216: protein MAPGNQPILSSTLLQVLLYLNCWYFAAFFLAHVLMFVYKGLLLPYPTSNLILDVMLLLLFLGLEILRIFYGWKGNLCEHAATTAVSVFLLLPCVTLSVYFLLLQTFVLRLEFLLGLVLICFYGLQFLLGVMALSTFARAKVY from the exons ATGGCGCCGG GCAACCAGCCAATC CTTTCGTCGACGCTCCTGCAGGTGCTCCTATACCTGAACTGCTGGTACTTTGCCGCCTTCTTCCTGGCGCATGTCCTCATGTTTGTCTACAAAG GCCTTCTGCTGCCCTACCCGACGAGCAATCTGATCCTGGAcgtgatgctgctgctgctcttccTCGGTCTGGAGATTCTAAGAATCTTCTACG GGTGGAAGGGCAACCTGTGCGAGCACGCGGCGACCACGGCGGTGTCGGTGTTCCTGCTCCTGCCGTGTGTCACGTTGTCCGTCTACTTCCTGCTGCTGCAAACGTTCGTGCTGCGTCTGGAGTTCCTGCTGGGTTTGGTGCTGATCTGCTTCTACGGCCTACAGTTCCTGCTCGGCGTGATGGCCTTGTCCACCTTTGCCAG GGCCAAAGTCTACTGA